GCGGATTGGGCGCAATTTAGCTGCGGGAATTGTGACAAACGCGCAACAAAGATGGCACTAATCCGAAAATTGCGTTATGAATGAACTTCAGGCCTGTTGAAGCGCCTGCTTTCCTTGACTTCCCGGATATTTGGTTCTATGTCGCGCTGCATTGCGGCACGCTCCTGTGTGTCGACTCATGGTGTTCGACTGAACCAAGACGGAATTAGTTTTCCCTTTGACAACATTTGCTGACCTTGGCCTGAGCCAAAAAGTCCTTTCCGCGGTGACTGACGCGGGCTACACGACACCGACTCCGATCCAGGCCGGTGCAATCCCCTTTGCGCTTCAGCGCCGCGACATCTGCGGCATTGCCCAGACCGGAACCGGTAAGACGGCCTCCTTCGTGCTGCCCATGCTGACGCTGCTCGAAAAGGGCCGCGCACGCGCCCGCATGCCGCGGACGCTCATTCTGGAGCCCACGCGCGAACTCGCAGCGCAGGTCGCCGAGAACTTCGAGAAGTACGGCAAGAACCATCGCCTGAACATCGCTCTTCTGATCGGTGGCGTTTCCTTCGAAGAGCAGGATCGCAAGCTGGAACGTGGCGCCGATGTGCTGATCTGCACGCCCGGACGTCTGCTGGACCATTTCGAACGCGGCAAGCTGCTGATGAGCGCCGTCGAGATCTTCGTCATCGACGAAGCCGACCGTATGCTCGACATGGGTTTCATCCCCGATATCGAGCGCATCGCCAAGCTCATCCCCTTTACGCGTCAGACACTGTTCTTCTCGGCAACGATGCCGCCGGAAATCCAGAAGCTGGCCGATCGCTTCCTGCAAAACCCGGAACGCGTTGAAGTCGCCAAGCCGGCATCGACTGCCAAGACCGTGACGCAGCGCTTCGTCGCTTCGCATGGCAAGGATTATGAGAAGCGCGCCACGCTGCGCGATCTCATCCGTGCCCAGACGGATTTGAAGAACGCGATCATCTTCTGCAATCGCAAGAAGGATGTTTCCGATCTTTTCCGTTCGCTGGACCGCCACGGCTTTTCCGCCGGTGCACTGCATGGTGACATGGACCAGCGCTCGCGCATGACCATGCTGCAGAACTTCAAGGATGGAAATCTGCAGTTGCTCGTTGCCTCCGACGTCGCAGCACGCGGCCTCGATATCCCCGATGTGAGCCACGTCTTCAATTTCGATGTTCCGATCCATTCGGAAGACTATGTTCACCGAATCGGCCGCACCGGTCGCGCCGGCCGTTCCGGCGCCGCCTTCACCATCGTCACGAAGCGCGACACGAAGCATGTCGATGCCATTGAGAAGCTGATCGGGGAAGACGTCCAGTGGCTGAACGGCGACCTTTCGGCTCTGCCGCCCGCAGACGAGAGCAGCGACGACAATCGTTCGTCCCGCCGCCGCGACCAGAAGGGCAAGGGCCGCGATCGGGATCGCAGCCGCGGAGGCCGCAACGCCTCGAGTCACAAATCTGATATCGACGTCGAGGATAATGACGTCGTAGCGATCGAAGCAGCACCAGCAAAGGCCGAAAGCGTGAAGAACGAGCGCAAGTCTGAGAACAACAATAACAGATCCCATAACGGTTCTCGCAACAACCACCGGCCCTTCCCTGCTGCCAATGACGATCACCGCGAACGCCGCAACCGCTATCGCGATCAGGACGACGGCCCGACGCCGGTCGGCTTCGGCGACGATATCCCGGCTTTCATGCTCATCGTGGCAAACGCCAAGGCCTGATAGATCCCGCTCAGACACGCAGCAGATCGGCTTACCGGATGTTGCGTCCAATCTCGGGATTTGAATATTGGGCAAGCCCGGCATCGATTTCCCAGGACTAGGAACCGGTCTCGCAATCTTGCGGGACGGCGAGCTTTTGCTCTATCGCCGCCTCAAGGCACCGGAAGCCGGATGCTGGAGCATCGTCGGCGGCAAGGTCGATCATATGGAGCCTGCCGTCAAGGCAGCCATTCGTGAGGCTGAAGAGGAAAGCGGCCTCGCCATCGGCAGGATCGACTATCTCTGCACGGAAGAAGTCATCATTGAAGCCGAGCGGCAGCACTGGATCTCGCTGATCTACATCTGCAAGGATTTTTCCGGTGAACCGCGCCTGATGGAGCCAGACAAGCTCTCCGATTTTGGCTGGTTCGGCCGCGGCGAGCTGCCGGCTCAGCTTTCGGAATTCGCCAAGGCGACGATCGCCCATTTAAGCGAAGCAGATTTCCGCTGACGCCTATTTATCCGACCTAAGCGCAGCCTCGTAGGCCAGCCGCACCCAACGTGCCATTTCATCTGGATCATCTAACGCAATGTCTGGCACCGACCAATAGGGCATGTTGACGGCCTTGCCCTTCTTGCCCTCGTAAGCCCAGCGTCGCGCACCGGCTGCCTCGAATTCGGAAGCACTGGCATCGTCCGCTTTCAGAAGAATCTCGTCGTCCACTTCGAGCGCCAGGATGCGGCCCATATGGTAGATCCCCTTGCCGCCGAACATCCGTTTGATGGTGACAGGCCCGAGCGACTGAAACATCTCCTCGATATCGATATTGTCCATTCCCTACCCCTTCAAAATGCCACCCGCCGCGACAACGGCCTCAGGCGTATCAACATCGAGATGTGCCGCCTCGCCGATCTCGACGTCAACGACCGTAAGTCCCGATGTCTCGATGATATGCCGTGCCCCCACATCGCCCTCCAGCCGCATCACGGCGTTCAACACGGACCGCGGCAGGATGACGGGATTGCCACGCTTGCCGCCCGATACCGCCCGCACGATCGCCTGGCCGTTCGCCTCCCGGAAAGCCGCCATCAAAGCTTTCAGATCGTCGCTGGTGACACCGGGCATATCGGCCAGCATGACGAGGACGCCATCGGCACTCCGTGCTGCCCGTGTGCCGACACCTGCAACCAGCGAACTGGCCATGCCCGAGCCATAATCCGGATTGAATACCGCTCCGACGGCGAGACCATTGAGTGCGGTTTCGATCTCATCGCGCCGATGCCCTGTGACGACGACAATATCCGATACACCGCTTGCAATGGCGATAGATGCCGAACGGCGTACCAGCGCCACGCCATCGAATTCCGCCAAAAGCTTGTGTGAGCCCCCCTCGCCCATGCGGCTCGCCTTTCCCGCAGCCAACAGGACGATAGCAATCGATATCGCCGACGGCGGTTTATTGACAATGTCGCGCGGCCGTGGACGTGACTGAATTTCCATGAGCAACCCTCCAACGCCCATGCCACTGATATCCTGCCGCGTCGGTTGTTCGCCGGCTAATATGCGATCCAGCACCCAATCGAAGCCATTCTCCTTTGGGCTGCGCGCGCATCCCGGCGCCCCGACGACATAAACGTCGCCCACCCTGCCAAGTACCAGCAGATTACCCGGATCGACTGGCATGCCGACCTGAATGACCTCGCCACCGGCAAGCCGGATCGCCTCCGGAATGACGTCACCGGCATCGATGACCGCCGAAGCCCCGAAAACGATCACCAGCTTAGGCATCCGGTCGGGCACCGCCAGCGTGCGACGGACCGCATCGGCAACGGCGCCCGCTCTATGGGGGACGCGCTCCTCCCGCTGCAGCACGCTGCCCGAAGGCTGCAGTCGCTGCGATAATATCCGCGCCGTCTTGTCCATCACCGAAGCCTTCAGCGACGGCAGTTCCGTAGCGACAAGCGAAACAGCATGTGGCATGAAGGGCTTGACCTCGAAGACCGGCATCCGCCGCAAAATTTCGACACCTGCAGCGATTTTGGCTCCGGAAACGGCAAGCGGAATGATCTTGAAGGTCGCCACCATGTCGCCTGCTCGCACAGGTACATGGTCTGCAAGACAGGCAAGGGTGATCGCCGGGTCGAGACTGTTGATCCGATCCACCGCTTCACGATTTGCAACGAACAGGCCGTCGACGGTGCTATGGACATTCACCCGTCCAGTCGCGGCTTCAGAAAAAGTCAGATGATCGGGAGCGACGGCCCGCGCCAGCTGCTCAGCCGCCTCGTCTTCCATGAGGTCGCCCGGTTCGATACGCGCGGCAATAATGTGCTCGATCCCGGCGGCGACGAGCCGTTCGATGTCTACGCCGGCAAGTCGATGTCCCTTGGAAAAGCCACCATCGGCCAGCCGCACGGAATGCGCGAGAACAGCACCCTCCGCCTCCGCTGTCAAAAATTCACCGAAGATCATAGCGCAGCGCCTTTTGGCGATGAGACATCCCTGCCGCGAAGCGAACCAATGATCTCTGCCAGAATGGCGACCGCGATCTCGGCCGGACTTGCGGCGCCGATGGGAAGCCCGATAGGCGCGTGGATGCGGGCAAGCTCGGCTTCGCCCGCGCCTTCCCGCTTCAGGCGTTCCAAGCGACTGGCATGCGTCTTGCGGCTGCCGAGCGCGCCGACATAGAAACAGTTCGTCTTCAGCGCCTGAATGATCGGCTCGTCGTCGATCTTGGGATCATGGGTTACGGCGACGAGCGCCATATAGCTGTCGAGCGGCCGCTCCTTCAGCGCATCGACCGGCCAATCCGCGACGAGGTCGATGCCCTCGAAGCGCTCCGGCGTTGCAAAGGCGGTGCGCGGATCGATGATCGTCACGTCGAAGCCCGCAAGCGCCGCCATGCGCGCTAGAATCTGACTGATATGGACGGCACCGATGATGACGACGCGCGGCGGCGGCAGATGCACGTTGAAGAACAAGCTCTGTCCGTCTATCTCGAGCGCTGCGGACTTGCCCGAACGGAATGCCGCTGAAGCGGCATTGGCGAGCACGCCTTCCAGCGCATCACCTTCGACGATCAGCCGATCCGGCCCTCCGGAGAGATCGGTAACAAGGATCGCCGCCCGCCGCCTGCGCCGCATCTCGTTCAGCCGCACCAGTATCTGCCGGTCCATCAGCCGAGCCTTTCCACATAGACGCGGATACGGCCGCCGCAGGAGAGGCCGACCCGCCACGCAGTCTCATCGGCGACACCGAATTCCAGCATGCGCGACTTGCCCGTTTCGATGACATCGAGTGCCTCGGTGATGACGGCACCTTCGACGCAGCCGCCGGAAACCGACCCATGAAAATTGCCTTCACCATCGATCACGAGATGACTGCCCGACGGGCGCGGCGCGGAACCCCACGTATCGACAACGGTCGCCATGGCCACGTTGCGGCCTGCCGACACCCATTCCTCCGCAATCACGAGCGGATCCAGACTTTCGGATATATCTGACATCGGAGCCTCATTGCTTGCCGAGAAACCGCCTGGGATCATAGGTATCCGCGCGGCCGGCGGTGAGAGCCGATACGAGATCGGCTAGAGATAATAGATTGTGGACGGGACGGAATTCGTCAACATGCGGGAGCATTGCTTTCACACCGCGGGCGCGCGCCTCGAAACCCTCGAACCGCAAAAGTGGATTGAGCCAGATCAGCCGCCGGCAGGAGCGGTGCAGGCGACCCATCTCCGCGCTGAGCAGTTCCACGCCCTCGCGCTCCAGTCCATCGGTGATCAAAAGGACGATTGCGCCCTGCCCCAGC
The Rhizobium sp. 11515TR DNA segment above includes these coding regions:
- a CDS encoding DEAD/DEAH box helicase, with amino-acid sequence MTTFADLGLSQKVLSAVTDAGYTTPTPIQAGAIPFALQRRDICGIAQTGTGKTASFVLPMLTLLEKGRARARMPRTLILEPTRELAAQVAENFEKYGKNHRLNIALLIGGVSFEEQDRKLERGADVLICTPGRLLDHFERGKLLMSAVEIFVIDEADRMLDMGFIPDIERIAKLIPFTRQTLFFSATMPPEIQKLADRFLQNPERVEVAKPASTAKTVTQRFVASHGKDYEKRATLRDLIRAQTDLKNAIIFCNRKKDVSDLFRSLDRHGFSAGALHGDMDQRSRMTMLQNFKDGNLQLLVASDVAARGLDIPDVSHVFNFDVPIHSEDYVHRIGRTGRAGRSGAAFTIVTKRDTKHVDAIEKLIGEDVQWLNGDLSALPPADESSDDNRSSRRRDQKGKGRDRDRSRGGRNASSHKSDIDVEDNDVVAIEAAPAKAESVKNERKSENNNNRSHNGSRNNHRPFPAANDDHRERRNRYRDQDDGPTPVGFGDDIPAFMLIVANAKA
- a CDS encoding NUDIX domain-containing protein; this encodes MGKPGIDFPGLGTGLAILRDGELLLYRRLKAPEAGCWSIVGGKVDHMEPAVKAAIREAEEESGLAIGRIDYLCTEEVIIEAERQHWISLIYICKDFSGEPRLMEPDKLSDFGWFGRGELPAQLSEFAKATIAHLSEADFR
- a CDS encoding TfoX/Sxy family protein, whose translation is MDNIDIEEMFQSLGPVTIKRMFGGKGIYHMGRILALEVDDEILLKADDASASEFEAAGARRWAYEGKKGKAVNMPYWSVPDIALDDPDEMARWVRLAYEAALRSDK
- a CDS encoding NTP transferase domain-containing protein, giving the protein MIFGEFLTAEAEGAVLAHSVRLADGGFSKGHRLAGVDIERLVAAGIEHIIAARIEPGDLMEDEAAEQLARAVAPDHLTFSEAATGRVNVHSTVDGLFVANREAVDRINSLDPAITLACLADHVPVRAGDMVATFKIIPLAVSGAKIAAGVEILRRMPVFEVKPFMPHAVSLVATELPSLKASVMDKTARILSQRLQPSGSVLQREERVPHRAGAVADAVRRTLAVPDRMPKLVIVFGASAVIDAGDVIPEAIRLAGGEVIQVGMPVDPGNLLVLGRVGDVYVVGAPGCARSPKENGFDWVLDRILAGEQPTRQDISGMGVGGLLMEIQSRPRPRDIVNKPPSAISIAIVLLAAGKASRMGEGGSHKLLAEFDGVALVRRSASIAIASGVSDIVVVTGHRRDEIETALNGLAVGAVFNPDYGSGMASSLVAGVGTRAARSADGVLVMLADMPGVTSDDLKALMAAFREANGQAIVRAVSGGKRGNPVILPRSVLNAVMRLEGDVGARHIIETSGLTVVDVEIGEAAHLDVDTPEAVVAAGGILKG
- a CDS encoding XdhC family protein; the protein is MDRQILVRLNEMRRRRRAAILVTDLSGGPDRLIVEGDALEGVLANAASAAFRSGKSAALEIDGQSLFFNVHLPPPRVVIIGAVHISQILARMAALAGFDVTIIDPRTAFATPERFEGIDLVADWPVDALKERPLDSYMALVAVTHDPKIDDEPIIQALKTNCFYVGALGSRKTHASRLERLKREGAGEAELARIHAPIGLPIGAASPAEIAVAILAEIIGSLRGRDVSSPKGAAL
- a CDS encoding XdhC family protein, with protein sequence MSDISESLDPLVIAEEWVSAGRNVAMATVVDTWGSAPRPSGSHLVIDGEGNFHGSVSGGCVEGAVITEALDVIETGKSRMLEFGVADETAWRVGLSCGGRIRVYVERLG